A part of Verrucomicrobiota bacterium genomic DNA contains:
- a CDS encoding glycosyltransferase has protein sequence LPRRLPVGGGWKTTPSVSGEPFEVVMLEMVGKHLRLQRMSGLAAIIASWHPTHILLDSDPATMLVRQALGIARRQQYDPPRVWAMTAENLKPDWPRDMALGFAKLKPGLVVGPLITGWLRRIARRQLSHVFTLSRDGTRVMQELGFSGRATQIPLGLDRTLFYPRSSEQIAETRARLGLREKTIAYFGRLIPEKGLHILLTALAGIKQLRWQFLVDRFSDYQTPYIQEIKQQVESLGLTDRVVFFDAAHAEMPLYMNAADFVVLPSVSTPKWKEQYGRVLPEAMACGKIVVGSRSGAIPELIDDCGYLFPEGDACALGKILAELVCAREETLADLRRKATARAHDRLSADHQAQIWLDLAKKEAQSKAAK, from the coding sequence ATTGCCTCGCCGGCTACCGGTGGGTGGCGGGTGGAAAACGACCCCGTCCGTTTCCGGTGAACCCTTTGAGGTGGTCATGCTGGAGATGGTCGGGAAACATTTGCGGCTCCAACGAATGTCGGGTTTGGCCGCCATCATCGCGAGTTGGCATCCCACGCATATCCTTCTGGATAGCGACCCGGCAACAATGCTGGTTCGCCAGGCTTTGGGCATCGCCCGTCGTCAGCAGTATGATCCGCCCCGGGTTTGGGCCATGACGGCGGAAAACCTTAAACCGGACTGGCCCCGGGATATGGCCTTGGGTTTCGCCAAGTTAAAACCGGGCCTCGTCGTTGGGCCATTGATCACTGGTTGGTTGCGTCGCATCGCTCGCCGACAGTTGAGTCATGTTTTCACGTTGAGCCGGGACGGCACTCGGGTGATGCAGGAGTTGGGTTTTTCCGGGCGCGCTACCCAGATACCATTGGGATTGGACCGGACGTTGTTTTACCCTCGTTCGTCCGAGCAAATTGCCGAGACACGTGCGCGCTTGGGACTGCGGGAGAAAACGATCGCGTACTTCGGGCGCCTGATTCCCGAGAAAGGCCTGCATATCCTGCTGACCGCCTTGGCGGGGATCAAGCAACTGCGCTGGCAGTTTTTGGTGGATCGGTTTTCGGACTATCAGACGCCGTATATTCAGGAAATCAAACAGCAGGTTGAGTCCTTGGGGCTGACTGATCGGGTGGTGTTCTTTGACGCTGCGCATGCGGAAATGCCGCTGTACATGAATGCAGCGGACTTTGTGGTCTTGCCTTCGGTATCCACTCCCAAATGGAAGGAGCAATATGGTCGGGTACTGCCGGAAGCCATGGCCTGTGGTAAGATTGTGGTGGGCAGTCGAAGCGGTGCGATTCCGGAATTGATTGACGATTGCGGTTACCTTTTTCCCGAAGGAGACGCCTGTGCGTTGGGAAAAATACTGGCGGAGCTGGTTTGCGCCCGAGAGGAGACGCTGGCCGACCTGCGCCGCAAAGCGACGGCGCGGGCGCATGATCGGCTTTCCGCCGATCATCAGGCGCAAATCTGGCTGGATTTGGCCAAAAAAGAGGCTCAAAGCAAGGCCGCAAAATGA